AATGTGCTACTTCTCCAGATACTCACAGACACTTGCTTCCCCAATGGTGTAGGTTTTGCCCGAGCCAGTCTGGCCATAAGCAAACACAGTAACGTTGAAGCCTTCAAAGAAGGCCTCGACCAGCGGCTGCACGCAGGCGCCATACACCGACTCCTGGTTTGAGGATTCAGTGAAGACAGCATCAAAGTGGAAATGGCGGTTACGCCCCAGGGTCACCTCATTGGTCTCTGGGTCCCCGTGCAGACAGGCCTCGTGTCCATGCAACAGCTCCTTGGGCAGCAGCGGTCGAATGCGCACAGCTACTCTGACGGGAGTCTCCTCAGCTCGAGGCTGGGCCTCAGCTTTCAGACCCATGGTCAGCAATCGCAGCAAAGTCAGGAGAGCCCCAAGCCAAGTGCAGGCACCATCTCTCTGCCCACATGCTGTAAGGAGAGAAGCTGGGTTAATGTTGATTCATGCCAGAATTGCCTCTGAGCAACCATCGAGAAAGGTTCCTGATGATTTGATTGAGGGATGCAGAGTGGAGCTGGAAAAATTCCAGGATCCAGCTACCCAGTGTCGGTGCAGAGCTAGGACCTACTGTACATTTACTAGAGCTTTATCCAGTCTTGTTTCACACATCCTTAGTTTTGGGGCTCCCACACATTTCTTGGGGGagccattccccagccagctcaaCCCCAGAGCCAGGACTTTATCCCCACAGTCAGTCTGCATTTCCCCATTGTGCATCTCCTCCAGTTCCCCATGCACAGCCTGAACGATGCCTCCGTACCTGGAGTTCATCCACTTCACCTTGACTCTGCCCTGGTGACATGCGGGtcactcccttcccccactcaTCTGATTAAAACGGGGACAGGCTGGGGACATGGGCACAACTGATAATCTGTGCCTCTTGGTGCCACTTACCAAGGCCTCTGGGCACCACCACTAACCAGGAGGGCGGCGCTCTCCATAACTACCCAGGGCCCTAGCAAATCCCCACCCCCGCAGGTACACACAGACCCTGCAATCTCCCCAGGGGGGAGGGAAGTGCtagagactggggggggggttgagtcCCTCCCGAtggcagagcagggtgggaggagcgGGTCACCACGCTGATCCCAGGGCAgtggctgcggggggggggggtgtcatgcTGGGCCTGTACCCCTCTCGCAGGGCACTGGGGGTACCGGGCTGAGCCCCAGGGAAGTCCCGCCCCGGGGACGATCTGAGGCCGCGGCGCGGAGCCCAGGCAGCCCCGCACTCACCCCTCGGCCCGGCCGGACAGTAACAAGCCCCAGGCCGGGCGCACGGGGATGGCGTCAGGCGCGCGCCCCGGCCTGGGGGGTCTCGAGTCCCGTCCCGCCCCGCTAGCGCCGCCCCCACTAGGGGCGTCAACTCCGCCAGCCCGGCCCGTAGGACCAGTGTTCCCGGCCGGGCATTGACGTGATCCCCCGGAGAGTCAGACCCCAGCGTCATCGGCCCCTCCAGccctcctacccccaccccagggtcATCACCAGCCAggggcctgcccccccccacagctctgccatccCTCTCCAGCTACATCAGCCGCCCCCACCGCCCTGCTACCCCCCCCCAGcgtcatcagccccccccccaaccctgccaccccctccccgagtcatcaccagcctggggcctgccccccacagccctgccatcCCTCTCCAGCTACATCAGCCCCCCCCACCGCCCTGCTACCCCCCTCCCCAGCGTcatcagccccagccctgccaccccgaGTCATCACCCACCAggggcctgcccccagccctgccatccCTCTCCAGCTACATCAGCCACCCCCCATCCTGCCACCCCAACCAGTATCATCAGCTTCCCCCAGCCCGGCCACACACCCCAACCAGTGTCATCACCCTTCCCAGTcctcctgccacccctccccaacCAGGATTATCACACACACTCGAGCCCAGCCACCCCCATCCAGCATCATCAGACCCCCTGCCATTCCTGCCACCCCTCCCAACCAGGGGTATCATCCCCACAGTCCTGCCATCCCCCTACCAGAGTCATCAGCCCCCTATCTGTGCCATCCCCTTCCCAACCCTGCCAACCCCCACCAAGCCCTGTCACCATCCTATTCCAACCAGGGTCAtcagctcccccagcccagccaccccatttccccaactgccccttatgccagccagccaaacactgTCTGATCTGGTGTAGGCACTCTGGCTGTCAGGAGTGATGGGGTGGGCTCACATGGCGGTGTCTTTGTAGCTCAGTGCAGGGGGGAGGTTTATTGCATGATTCCCCTGGGGATGGGGtgtgccaggctgggggtggtgtGAAGACAGGTGCTCAGGAGGTGGGGTGGCTTGGGGAGAGGGGCCAGGAGCTGATGTGATGCCAACGGCGAAGGGAAGAGTTGTGAAGGGCCCTGAAGGGTTGGGGCAAGAAGCTTGAAATTGGTGCAGTAGAGGAGCGGGAGCCGGTCAAGGAGGTGGAGGTGACATGGTGAGAGtgctgggcaaggcagccttgtggACTGAGGAGGGGTGACATGGGTGAGATTGGCACAAAGACACCTCCTCAgtgccatccctgacaggggtctGGGAGTCCGCTCAGCCACTACAAATCCCCTCATTCAAAATACAGTGCAGTCTCGGCCCTGGTGAGAGGTCATGGGCTGaatgaccgctctggacaactgGGTTAATTGTGCTCCTGTCACAAGTGAAATGAGCTTGGTGATCTCAACTAGTGAGTGTTTGGCCACATCACAGAGTCATTGCACATAAGGACACAATTAGAAGTCCCTGCTTGTGCGACAGTCTAGGTCAAGGAGTGTTATAGTCAGGaatgaagtgtgtgtgttgggtgggAGGGGAGTTGGTGGCAGATTGAAACAGGAGTGGGGAGCTGCATGTCATAACAGAtgtatcagcagagctgggggcagggagcactgGAATAAcggggggtgctgcaggtcaAGATCAAGGTGGCTTAGCGGAGttatggggagggggtgggaacagACCTGCCTTCCTCATCAGAAACCCCATAATTCATCCTGTAAGAGCAAAGTGGGAAGAATGCAGCTCTGTGATGCCTGCTGGGTGAGGTACCATGGATGGATTGTCCTTCCAAGTGACATGCCTAATGCATGGAAGGAGCTGGCAGCTGCTCAGCTGAGGATCCACTATAGGACATGGTTTGGAGAACAGCTGCTGAAGTCAGACACTCTTTCACCCCATCAGGATCCCCAGCAGCCCTCCGTTACTGCAGGGTCAGGTTTGGGGGCTTTCTTTTAGGATGATTTGATTGGGATCAAAGTTGGGATTTTTTAATCTTGGGAATTTTACAATGAATGGTTAGGTCTGTCGCTCTTGGTGTGTCACCCCCTGCAACCGTTGGGAATGGTATGGCCCATGCAGATTACTCCCTCAGTGAGGGCTAGAATAGGAAGAGACGGGAGTCAGTCTACCTCTAACAGTGGagtggcagacagacagacagactctgctgagagagagagagatctacaAATGGTTCTCCGAATCCCTCTGCGCAGAAGTGCCAGCTTCACCCCAGACCACCAGCCCTTGATGGAGGTGTCCAATCCCACCACGCTGAAAATGGAAGCAAATGTGCTAGTTATGGGAGCAGAGAGCGTGGGGAAATCAGGTGAGAACTTTAATCACCAAAGGAAGAGCAGGGAGAACATGGAAAACTTCCTAGCTGGGAgatccctggagctggggaaagctcCCCCAAGGGAAGGGATATGACTGTGAGCTAGATCATAGGGACTTTTAAAATCGAACTGGACAAAGCTTGGCGAATACGCTGTTGGGGACAATCCTGCCATAGCCAAAAGACAGCTGAGATGGGACCAGTTTGGTCTATTCCATCTCAAACAGCTGTGATTCCAGGAGGGAAAGCAGAGCGCATCCTCTGAGACAACAAGGGAGTTTCATGATTGGTATGTTCTGTAAGTGAAAATGCTTCCTAGTCGGTTGCAGTCCATTGAAATGCTGGTTTGGGAGAGTTCCTGATCTATTCATCCTTTCTTAGCAAACCTGCTGGTTGGACAATGTGTGAAATAAAATAGAGATTGTTCACACACAGCTCAGTGAGAGTTTAATGGATACAGAAATGGAGAGATGGCTCCATTGCAGAGCAGGCTGTCCACACCAGGCTGTGGCTGGTGCTGAGCTGGGCTCAGGGTAGTAATCGCTCCGCCTGGGTTTGCATGGGAActaaaaattgtatttaaaatccttaggtttttttcccccccccgtTCTCTTCTTTGTAGCCTTGACGGTGCGTTTCCTTACCAGGCGATTCATCGGGGAATATGGAGACATGGGTGAGTGCCATGCTGGGGGCTTGTGTGTTAACTTCCCCTTGTCCTTGTGGGGTGTGAATTGACCAATTTGGAAAAGTCCTGATTTGCGTGACTGGTTCTCTGTGTGGGATTTGGCTGTTTCCTGAGCCCCCTCTTttcctctccagggctgttgcCTGCTACCTGCAGGCTTAAGGGTTAAATCTACTCATTGGAACCAGTTTGTGCATTTAGAAGCGTTTCTTGTAGAGGTGTGAGGGGCTCCTGTGTGACCCGTGTGGGGCAGCTAGAGGGGACGCAGGTGCAAGTGCACTGACTGAAGGACAGGAGGGAGATGGACACCCCGGCAGGTTGGGTTACTGGATGGCAGACTCTCTGGCTGAATGCCAACATGCTAGATGCGTCTGGTGCCTTACGTACAGCACAGAGGCCATGTTCCTTGCACCCTGGAGGCTGATCTCCCACCtggaggggagggtgtgtgcagcagggaggcagtgggtggCAGGGTTGTCATCGAGAGGACATGGCTCTCTGGTTGTCTGTGATCGATACATGCAGCGATCTTTGTGCCTTTTGGCAGAATTCATCTACAGCCACAGCCTGGCAATGGAGGGCAGAGAGATCCATGTCCACATATGGGACGTCCCCTGTTCACAGGTGAGggacctctgctgctgctgtctcatATTCTTGCCCCAAGGAAAAACTATTCCCCTAGCTAAGGAAACCCAAAGGCAAACCATGGACTTGAAGCATCAGCCAGACCATAACCCCTGCTTCCGACTCTCTCCAACCATGACTAACCTTTGGGCCAACCAGCTGGCTAGTGGGCAGCTTGCAGGGATGGGGCCTCTCTTGTGCTTCCAGCTGGAGGGTAAAGGCCTTGGGACAGCAAAGACTGTATTCCCAGGCTAGCAGCAGTGCAGGACTTGCCACCCTGCTCCACTAGTCCCCAGTGGGAAAGAAAGGGGATGAAGCAGCAGCTAGCTCAGTACTGGACCTGACTGAATcccacccacctccccctccccggcctgTACTGGTTCAGTAGACGTGGCAGGGAGTGCCAAGTGAGGGCCTAAGCTGAGAACGCCAGTCGTAGAACCTGCAGCCAGAGCAAGCCTGGCCAAAAGCCCTCTTTGCTCCACGCAATGCGAGGCGAGGATAGTAGGCCTGACACTAGTCTCTTCCAAAGTGTTCTGGCCTAGCATTGGTGGGCTCTGCCAGGTatcgctcctccccttccctttacTCAGAGGGTGTTGCTCTTCTCATTTCCCCCTCACCTTCCCTGTCCTCTTCTGTCCACGGAGTGCTCCTCCCTGGGGAGGATGTGACTGCCTGTCCAGAGACGGGGTGTGCTGCATCTCTGCCAGCGTGGAgtcagaagcctccagctgctctTGAGCCTGGATGCTTTGCACAGAAGGGCAGTAAGGTGCTGCTAGGTGCAAGCACAGCCTTCTTGAACCAAACTGGTGGAAGTGCCCCTCCCTACCCTTCCTGGGAGTCGGAGGTGGCTGGGTTTGGGTGTAGGAGATTAGGTGATAAAAACTTTACCTTTGGGTTCTGGGTGCCAGTCTAGTTTGTGGCCCTGTGCTGGCCAAGACCAGAACCAAAGTCTCTCTCTTCTTGCAGCTGGTGTTTCCAGATCGGGGTTAATGTGACTGGCAGGGTCACTACCCAGCTGCAGTCGACCTGTATGTTGTTCAAAGAGTAGTGTAggagcttcagtttccagcccagCCGGATGATTGTGTAACCTTTGTCAGCACTAACATCCTCCCCAGAGACTCACTCATTTATCAAACTCCACCCcatcttcctgtcccatctctcctTCCCCAGGACCGGGTGGATGAGAGCTCTGCCAAGGAAAAGCGAGTCCAGTGGGCAGATGGCTTTGTCCTGGTCTACAGCATCTGCGACCGTGCCAGCTTCAACGTGCTGCGCcccaaagtccaggtcatcaaggcAGCCAAGGAGGCTCTAAGCCAGGAGAAGGTGCCCATCGTCATTGTGGGCAACAAGCGGGACCTGCACCACCGGCGGGCAGTCTCCAGTGAGGAGGGCCGGCTCCTGGCGCTCTCCATGGACTGCAAGTTCTATGAGGTCTCTGCAGCTGAGGCCTATCATGGGGCACTCATGGTCTTCCAGGGGTTGGCAGAGCGCATTTGCGAGGCCAAGCTGGCACTGAAGAAGGGAACTGGGATCCGCAGCATTGTCAAAAGCATGTCGGCTGTGTTTGCTCGGAAGAGGACGGACTCACTCTGAGCTGGAGCCTGTGTGTTACTTCCCCATGTGCTGCCAGCTGGAAACACCAGAATGCCCAGCCTCCTTCACTAGACTAACCCCTCCTACCCCAGTGACTGTGAAAAGAGCCATGTAGTCTATTTGGGGAGTCAAATGGATTCCCCCAACCTCACACCTGAGAGCCTCAGGAAAATAGCTGAATCTGCCCCTGCTAACCTATATACCAGTGCAACCTGGGGCCTTTATAATTCAACACTTAGGAGTCTGTAGTGTCCAACCCCAGGGGGTTGGGCCCTATTATACAGTTACTAGCATGGTGTCCAATCTAGCTATAAATGCGCCACCTCTgggctcccaccccttcccttgagGAGCAGATTCCTCAGCCAGGTAGTCTGAATTTTATGTATATTACAATAGCATCCAGAGACTCCAGTCAgcattggggccccattgtgctgagcTCACAGTCTCTCTTAAGTCTTCTCTCTAAATAAGTCCCCTCCCAAATATTGGAAAACACCAGAGCATCTTTCTGCTGCTTCTGGGCGTATCTTACCTCCCCCAGTTCCTTTGGTGGGGAGCTGCCACTTCCTCTCAGTAAAGATGAGTGGGAAGGACCAGCTGTCCCCTAACCCTCTGTTCCAGTCTCAGCTGGGAATCTAGGAGCAATAACTTGGGCATGTGGCTATTTGTATCTGTCTTAGGTACTTATTATGGTCTCTATTACCATAacacctgagcacctcacaagaCTGCTGTGAGGTGGGGCAGTGCTATTAATcctattttacagagggggaactgaggcacagacacgttaaatgacttgcccaaggtcacacacagtcTGGTAGATAAGGGAATTGACCCCTGGTTTCCAGAGTCCCAAGCTATTGCTCTGACTCGTggaccctccttccttccttttcacAGGGAGGTGGTCCTGGGTAATGCTCCTTGTAAGCCTCTCTGATGCTGATGTGGTTCTGGAGTGGCTAGTGGGCGCAGTCCCCATGTACAGAGGGTGGCGTCTATGTCTGCCCCTTGGTGTTTCTCAGCATCTCAGATGTTTATCTTCAGCTGACACCAAAGCCCTTGGAATTCAGGGAACGTTGTCAGCCTCTGGTTCTGTCCCTCTTCTCTGTGCAATCTCGACTAGTTACTGAGCTGTCAGGGTGCCTGGCGTTGTCTGTGCTGACCAGCTCCTCTCCCCGGTTcttttgctgacagcagaggttTCTGTTGTTTAAACGTTGCATTGTCCATGCATATAAGATTGGAGACTTGGCTGGTTTCCAGGACTCCAGACTCTAGCGTCGGATCCAGTGTATGTTAACccggcccctgctgggagccacaGTTTGTCTGCCCCTAGCTGGTCACCGGGCAGGGCCTGTGAGTTGAAGGAAGGGCTAGGTTCTTCCCACAG
The nucleotide sequence above comes from Mauremys reevesii isolate NIE-2019 linkage group 10, ASM1616193v1, whole genome shotgun sequence. Encoded proteins:
- the LOC120372901 gene encoding ras-related and estrogen-regulated growth inhibitor-like protein isoform X3, with the translated sequence MGSASFTPDHQPLMEVSNPTTLKMEANVLVMGAESVGKSALTVRFLTRRFIGEYGDMEFIYSHSLAMEGREIHVHIWDVPCSQDRVDESSAKEKRVQWADGFVLVYSICDRASFNVLRPKVQVIKAAKEALSQEKVPIVIVGNKRDLHHRRAVSSEEGRLLALSMDCKFYEVSAAEAYHGALMVFQGLAERICEAKLALKKGTGIRSIVKSMSAVFARKRTDSL
- the LOC120372901 gene encoding ras-related and estrogen-regulated growth inhibitor-like protein isoform X2, whose amino-acid sequence is MITPSVRARIGRDGSQSTSNSGVADRQTDSAERERDLQMVLRIPLRRSASFTPDHQPLMEVSNPTTLKMEANVLVMGAESVGKSALTVRFLTRRFIGEYGDMEFIYSHSLAMEGREIHVHIWDVPCSQDRVDESSAKEKRVQWADGFVLVYSICDRASFNVLRPKVQVIKAAKEALSQEKVPIVIVGNKRDLHHRRAVSSEEGRLLALSMDCKFYEVSAAEAYHGALMVFQGLAERICEAKLALKKGTGIRSIVKSMSAVFARKRTDSL
- the LOC120372901 gene encoding ras-related and estrogen-regulated growth inhibitor-like protein isoform X1; amino-acid sequence: MVWPMQITPSVRARIGRDGSQSTSNSGVADRQTDSAERERDLQMVLRIPLRRSASFTPDHQPLMEVSNPTTLKMEANVLVMGAESVGKSALTVRFLTRRFIGEYGDMEFIYSHSLAMEGREIHVHIWDVPCSQDRVDESSAKEKRVQWADGFVLVYSICDRASFNVLRPKVQVIKAAKEALSQEKVPIVIVGNKRDLHHRRAVSSEEGRLLALSMDCKFYEVSAAEAYHGALMVFQGLAERICEAKLALKKGTGIRSIVKSMSAVFARKRTDSL
- the LOC120372901 gene encoding ras-related and estrogen-regulated growth inhibitor-like protein isoform X4, coding for MEVSNPTTLKMEANVLVMGAESVGKSALTVRFLTRRFIGEYGDMEFIYSHSLAMEGREIHVHIWDVPCSQDRVDESSAKEKRVQWADGFVLVYSICDRASFNVLRPKVQVIKAAKEALSQEKVPIVIVGNKRDLHHRRAVSSEEGRLLALSMDCKFYEVSAAEAYHGALMVFQGLAERICEAKLALKKGTGIRSIVKSMSAVFARKRTDSL